In Helianthus annuus cultivar XRQ/B chromosome 9, HanXRQr2.0-SUNRISE, whole genome shotgun sequence, the following are encoded in one genomic region:
- the LOC110876954 gene encoding jacalin-related lectin 19 gives MQQDTSIQLGPWGGNVGNYWDDGVHGGVREITLVYGTCIDSIRVTYDNNDESFRAVKHGGMGGTKSAQIKLKFPEEILMGVSGHFCPMVYGGFPVIQSLSFKSNRRTFGPFGMEKGTPFKFFTNGGHIVSFYGRSGWVLDSIGFRLSTHKPSLLRRIQMRIKGFNHHSTEDDEH, from the exons ATGCAACAGGATACAAGCATACAATTGGGACCGTGGGGAGGAAATGTTGGGAATTATTGGGATGATGGAGTACACGGTGGAGTTAGAGAAATCACTCTTGTATACGGTACCTGCATCGACTCAATCCGTGTAACATATGATAACAATGATGAATCTTTTCGAGCAGTGAAACATGGTGGCATGGGCGGAACCAAAAGTGCCCAG ATTAAGCTAAAATTTCCGGAGGAAATTTTGATGGGTGTCAGCGGGCATTTTTGCCCTATGGTCTATGGAGGTTTCCCTGTGATTCAATCACTTAGTTTCAAGAGTAATCGAAGAACATTTGGGCCATTTGGCATGGAAAAGGGAACACCGTTTAAGTTCTTCACAAATGGAGGCCACATTGTAAGTTTTTATGGAAGAAGTGGGTGGGTTCTGGATTCAATTGGGTTCCGCTTATCAACCCATAAACCAAGTCTACTCCGAAGGATCCAAATGAGGATTAAAGGATTTAACCATCATTCTACCGAAGATGATGAACATTAG